A single Dasypus novemcinctus isolate mDasNov1 chromosome 4, mDasNov1.1.hap2, whole genome shotgun sequence DNA region contains:
- the LOC101420454 gene encoding LOW QUALITY PROTEIN: probable E3 ubiquitin-protein ligase TRIML2 (The sequence of the model RefSeq protein was modified relative to this genomic sequence to represent the inferred CDS: inserted 1 base in 1 codon), with protein MSKNLSPCLQHKIPDYYCGEHQEQPQLFCDDDQVPFVSSASCPPRHKNHIVYRVQEITVNYRKSFQEVLNTLREKLEVAKTYWLKRSEGWVSELISSLQRSIKKLEKKGGESAIVLERSESSLLQCLKPAHITNLSLWQTTGVSQMLIIFQRHITLDPETAHPCLILSEDLRSLSPRNVLQDVPDNPEPLGFSXMVLGVESFTSGRYYWEVDVEKAAGWQLSICKDSSNQKGIRPKAPGDKFLLTGSFMGTDFTFYAFSPLKRVSLRVQVHKVGVFLDYEHGKIPFYSVTKRLLIYSFSYRTFQRVLYVLFVPNESTNLDCLTICIPQAPSCVTVSSQSFFLGNPRS; from the exons ATGTCCAAAAACCTCAGCCCCTGTTTACAACACAAAATCCCAGACTATTACTGTGGAGAACACCAAGAACAACCACAGCTATTCTGTGATGATGACCAAGTCCCCTTTGTATCAAGTGCTTCCTGTCCCCCCCGGCACAAGAATCACATTGTGTATAGAGTACAAGAGATCACCGTGAATTACAGGAAGTCATTCCAAGAGGTATTGAACACGTTGAGGGAGAAACTTGAAGTAGCTAAAACATATTGGCTGAAGA GGAGTGAAGGCTGGGTCAGTGAACTAATCAGCAGCCTCCAAAGAAGCATCAAAAAGCTAGAGAAGAAGGGTGGGGAATCTGCTATAGTGCTGGAAAGGAGTGAATCATCACTGCTTCAGTGTCTCAAGCCTGCCCATATCACAAACCTGAGTTTATGGCAAACAACAGGAGTGAGCCAAATGCTAATAATATTCCAAAGACATATAACTTTGGATCCTGAAACTGCTCATCCCTGTCTCATCTTATCTGAGGATCTGAGAAGTCTGAGCCCTAGAAACGTCCTCCAGGATGTCCCTGATAACCCAGAGCCACTGGGCTTTA GCATGGTGTTGGGGGTGGAGAGCTTCACCTCAGGAAGGTACTACTGGGAGGTAGATGTAGAAAAGGCTGCAGGGTGGCAGCTGAGCATATGCAAGGACTCTTCCAACCAAAAGGGTATCAGGCCCAAGGCTCCTGGAGATAAATTCTTACTCACAGGATCCTTTATGGGGACTGATTTTACCTTCTATGCCTTTTCCCCTTTAAAAAGGGTCTCCCTGAGAGTACAAGTGCACAAAGTTGGAGTTTTTCTAGACTATGAGCATGGGAAAATACCATTTTACAGTGTGACGAAGAGACTGCTCATTTACAGTTTCTCTTATCGGACCTTTCAAAGAGTTCTATATGTTCTCTTTGTCCCAAATGAGAGCACAAACTTGGACTGTCTCACCATCTGTATTCCTCAAGCTCCTTCTTGTGTTACTGTTAGCTCTCAGTCTTTCTTCCTGGGAAATCCAAGGTCATGA